TTGTTCAGGTTGTGGATACCCTCAAGTCTTTTGGGGCAATGAGTTATAGTATAGTCGTGGCTACTTCTTCTGAGGACCCTCCAGCTCTGGTCTATCTTACTCCATATGTAGCCTGTGCCATTGGGGAGTATTTTATGTATCAGGGCGAGGATGTGCTTCTGGTGTACGATGACCTGACCAAACATGCTAATGCTTATCGAACCATCGCTCTTTTGATGCGCCGGCCTCCGGGAAGGGAATCGTATCCGGGGGATATCTTCTATATTCATTCGAGTTTACTGGAACGGAGCGCTCAACTGTCGGAAGATTTGGGTGGCGGTTCCTTGAGTGCGCTTCCTATTGCAGAGACTCAGGAAGGTGATATCTCGGCATATATTCCCACTAATATTATTTCCATTACGGATGGACAGATTTATCTTGAGAGTGGGCTCTTTGCTAGAGGTTTTATGCCTGCAATAAATATAGGGCTTTCGGTTTCGAGGGTGGGGGGAGAAGCGCAGACCCCCATCATGAAGAGTGTGGCAAAAAGGCTACGATTGGATTTGTCGCAGTACTTTGAGTTGGAGGACTTTGCTCGCTTCAGTTCGGATCTCGACGAAATAACCAAAAAACAACTCGAACGTGGGAAAAGGGTATTGCAACTTTTGACCCAGCCTCGGTTCACTCCTTTACCATTGGCTTGGGAAATTGTCTGTATTTTTTCTGCTACTCAGGGACTGGTAGATAAAGTCCCCTGGGAACGAATCAAAGACTGGGAAGCGCAACTTTATGCTTACTTCGAGACAGAGAGATCAGAGCTCCTTGAGCGTTTGGAAAAAGAGGTATCCTGGTCTCGGGACTTGGAGGAGGAACTGAAGGTCACCATTATGCAGTTCACTGAAAGATTCCTGGAGATATAGAAGGATGGCTAAAATTCAGGGAATCAAAAAACAGATTGCTCTGGTCAGGCAAATTCAACACGTGACCCATGCGATGAAGACTCTTTCCGCGGTTCGTTTGCGACTGGGGAAAGAAACTGTAGAGCAGGTTCGCCACTTTGTGGAGAATTTAAAAAAGAATTTGGAAACCATCGAACTTTATATGCCCTCTCTCGTATTTCCAGAGGATCGAATTCTTCTTTTGGCTATATTTTCGGATAAGGGCTTGGTGGGAGGTTTTAATAAGAATGTTGCCGACGCCGTGTTCCGCTTTGTGGAATTGAAAGGTCTTCCCCGAGTAAAAATTGCAATTTTGGGAAAACAGGGAGAGCGGGAATTGCGAGAGCTGCAAAAAAATGTAGTTCTGGTTTCTTCTTTATCGTTACATCATGTTCCCCACTATGCTGGTGTGCGGGACCTGGCGTTTCGGATTATGAAAATGAGGGAGGAAGGACGCTATACGTACCTCTATATTGCTTTTACTCGTTATTTTTCGATCACCTCTCGTGCTCTACAGATTGTACAGGTATTTCCGCCACAACTTCACACGAAATTGCTTCCAATACAAGATCGAAAGAAATTAGAGGTAGAACATCTGCTTTTTGGCGATTTGATTTCCTTACGGAGGACCTTGGAGCAACAGTATCTTGTAGGGATGCTTTATCAAACAGTGATGGAGTCTTTCGTCAGTGAGCACGCCGCAAGGTTTACCATCATGGATGCAGCGACGACCCATTCTAAGGATATTATTGAATCACTGACTATTTTTTACCACAAGAAGCGTCAAGAGAGAATCACGCAGGAATTGAATGAGGTCACGAGCGCCGCGGAAGTTTTATAATTTTTGAAGGGATGTGGCGTGTATGAGGATTGGTTTGGTTGAGCAGGTTTTTGGACAGGTTGTGGATGTTCGTTTTCCTCAGCACGATGTGCCTCCTATCCATAATGCTTTGTTTGTTCCTAAAAGAAACGAGGGAGACATTTCATCCCCTCCCCTGACCTTGGAGGTTCATGGACATCTTGGGGAAGGGCTGGTGCGTTGCATTGCTATTCAGGATACCATGGGTTTACAGAGAGGGGTGGAGGTACAGGATACCGGAGGGCCGATTCAGGTACCAGTGGGAAAAGAAACTTTAGGGAGAATGTTTAATGTTCTGGGAGAGCCAGTTGACCAGAGAGGCTCGATAAGAACGTCCTTGCGGTATCCCATCCATCGTTTGGCTCCGCCGTTAACAGAGCGTACACTCTCGGGAGAGGTTTTCCATACGGGAATAAAAATCCTTGACCTTATGTGTCCCTATATTCGTGGGGGCAAGACCGGGCTTTTTGGTGGTGCTGGGGTGGGGAAAACCATTCTCATCATGGAGTTGATCCATCGTACTGCGACCACTCATCGGGGGGTTTCGGTTTTTGCAGGAGTCGGCGAGCGGAGTCGAGAAGGAAATGATTTATGGGTTCAGATGCAGAACAGTGGGGTACTCAATCACACCGTCCTTGTTTTCGGGCAGATGAATGAACCACCTGGAGCTCGGTTTCGAGTGGCTTTGACAGCTCTGACTATGGCTGAGTATTTCCGTGATGTTCTTTCTCAGGATGTCCTGCTCTTCATTGATAATATTTTTCGCTATGTCCAGGCAGGGTCGGAAGTTTCTGCTCTTCTGGGTCGTATTCCTTCCGCGGTAGGGTATCAACCCACCTTGGCGGAAGAAATTGGCATGATTGAGGAACGAATTGCTTCCACGACTAATGGTTCTATTACCTCGGTTCAGGCCATCTATGTACCAGCAGATGACTTAACGGACCCTGCTCCGGCAACCACGTTTCACCATCTTGACTCTATTACGGTTCTTTCTCGCAGACTTTTTGAACAGGGGTTTTATCCTGCGGTGGATCCCATTCAGTCGACTTCCCGAGCACTGGATATGGCCATAGTTGGAGAAAAACACTGGCGTCTTGCGCAAAAAGTGAGGCAGGTGATTGCTCATTATCTGGAACTTCAGGATATCATCGCTATTCTGGGTATGGAGGAATTATCGGAGGAAGACAAACTCGTCGTCAATCGAGCTCGTAAAATCCAGCGTTTTCTGACGCAGCCATTTTTTGTTGCAGAGAACTTTACCGGTATTCCTGGGGTGTTTGTTCCTTTGGAAGAGACACTGAACGGAGTAGAAATGATTCTCAGTGGAGAGTGTGATTCCTGGCCAGAGCAGGCCTTCTATATGACTGGAACTATTACCCAGGTTGAAACGAAGGTCAAGGAGTCTTTAAAAAAATGAAGAATTTAGAGTTACGCATAGTGACTCCAGAGAAAACCGTAATCCTTCCTCGGGTACAGTCGCTGGTACTCGATTGTCCAGATGGGAAGCGGGGTGTTTTGCCTGGACATGTGCCTGCACTTTTTGAAGTTGCTATTGGTATTTTGCGTTGTATAGATGACGCTGATGAGGAACACTATTTCTCAATCGCGGGAGGGGTTGCCGAAGTGAACCCGCGCAGTGTGGTCATCACAACGGGTAGTGTGGAGGAAGCTCACGAAATTGATGTTGAACGAGCTAGAGAGGCGCTCAAGCGGGCGGAGAAGCGGCTGCGAGAAAAGTCTGCTGAGACAGATTTTATTCGTGCTCAAGCCGCGATCTTGCGAGCTTTAGCACGACTTCGGGTCAGTGAGTCCTTACAAAGGACGAAGAAAAGTTAGAAAGGTTTCGACTTGTAAGTAGTGCAGTGGTATGGGAAAATTAATCGAGAATGTTTGTAGGTTAAAAGCGTATGGTTTATTTTTTGAGTAAGTATCTGGCTCTTTTCCTGTTGAAGCTTTTTTTTCGTTTCCGAGTCAAAGGTCAGTTTTCTATTCCCAAGGAGGGACCCTGTGTTATTGTTTCAAATCATTCCAGTTATCTTGATCCCATTGTGATAGGGTGTGCTGCGCCGCGGCGAGTCTACTTTGTCGCCAAAGAGGAACTTTTCCGCAATCCGCTGGCACGGTTTTTTCTGTATCAGCTGGGAGCTTTTCCCCTTCGAAGGAAGGAAGTTGACCAAGTTGCAGTGAAAAGAATTTTTACCCTCCTGCGGCAGGGGAAGGTGGTTTGTCTTTTTCCCGAAGGGACACGCAACGACGGCGTGATCAGAGAATTTAAACCTGGAGTGATTAAGCTGCTACTAAAAGCAAAAGTTCCTCTGGTCGTCGCTGGGATTCGAGGAACTTACGAGAGTTTTCCGCGGGGAGCAAGGTTTCCTCGACCCTTTCCCATTCAAGTAGCTTTTTCACATCTTCTGCTTTCTTCGACGGTGGGAGAACTCGAATTGAGCATTCACAAAGAGATGGAGGTATTACTAGGTGAAGGTGGTAAGGAGTCGTAAAAAAACAGTGCTCGCTGTCCTTGTCGTGTATCTCTGCTTCTTTCTTTCTGGAAGTGTGCAGGCTGTAGAATTTCCCTGGAAGCTGGAGAAAAGCTTTGAAGAAGTTGCCGAGGATCCCCCTTTTATGAATTACCCGGTAGGAGTGGTGGTGGACTCTGGGACGGGAGTGGTTTGGGTGAGTGATTGGGGAAACAACCGGGTTCTGGCTTTTACCCGAGAAGGGAAACTTTTGAAATCTATTCCAGGTCTTCAAGGACCGGTAGGGCTGGCTTTACGCAGCGGGAAACTTTTTGTGGTGGAGCAGAAAGGGAATCAGGTCAAAATTTTCGACACGGTGACGGGAAATGTAGTAGTTTCGCTGAAGCCCGAAAAATCGTCTTTCCGTGAACCCCGGGGAATATGGGTTGATGGGGAGGGAAATATATATGTGGCTGATACTGGGAATTCACGGATCGTGATTTTCGATTCTTCGGGTAAAGAAATCGATTCTTTGGGTAAAGAGGGAATGGGTGACGGAGAGTTTTATTATCCGAGGGGTATTACAGTAGACCGTGAGGGACACATCTGGATTGTGGACACGGCGCACAATTGCGTTCAAGTACTTGACAAAAGTGGTCGGTTCTTATTCCGTTTTGGTCGGGAAGGAAGCGAGGATGTGAACTTCCGTCATCCCCGATATATTTTTGTGCAGAATGATTTTGTTTTTATCTCTGATTATCGTAATCACCGTATCACAATTTATGATCGGCAAGGTAATCTTGTAACTACCATTGGTGGCAAGGAAGGTATTGGAGAGTTAGATTTTTCATATCCTGAAGGAGTATGGGTGGATGAGGAAGGGATATTATGGGTAGCTGATGCCGGAAACAACCGGGTAAAGGCCATCAACGCGGTTTTCCTGCTTCAGCCTAAGCGATACCTTCTCTCTCTTTTGGAAAGTGGAAATGATGGCGATTTTTTTGCTCTGTGGGAACGCCTTTCTCCAGAGGAGAGGAAAGATCCGGAATTGGCAAGGCTGGTCTTTCGTTTTCTCCAAAAACGTGGCGATCTGGAAGGTATGATAGCTCAGGCTGAAGAACTCTTTCTTAACGACGCAGAACATCGGGATAGGTGGAGAAAGACTTTGGGTGAACTGTATTACCTGAAGGGAAAAGAATTACGCAAAATCGGGAAAGCGGAAAGCGCCCGAGAGTTTTATCTCAGGTCTTTTCGGAATGGTTACTGGCGTGCTTTTCTCTCTTTCCTTTGGCTTTCTTTTCTTCTGATGGGTGGGTCAAATGTCTTTCTTTTGGTTCTCGCCCTTGTGCTTCTTTTGCTTCTTTTAGTTTTCTATCGAATAAAAATGTACCGTAAGAGGTGGTCAAAATGGTAAGAAAACCAGCGGTATCTGGATATTTTTATCCTTCGCAGGGAGAGGAACTGCGCGCTATGGTTAGAACCATGTTGACCGAAGAAACGAAGCAAGTGATTCAAAGGTCCCTGCAGGGTGCAAAAGGTGTTGTCGGTGTGGTCAGCCCCCATGCTGGATATATCTATTCTGGAAAGATTGCCGCGTACTCTTCTTATGCTCTCTCTCTTTCTCCCCCTGTAGAGACTGTGGTGCTCATTGGACCAAATCACCGAGGGATCGGGGCAGAAGTGGCTCTGGGAGGCGAGGATTTCTGGCAAACTCCCCTCGGCCTTGTGGCCTTGGATCGAGAAGCGATTGATTTTTTGGTGGAACACAACCCCTTTTTTCGGGTGGATTCAGAGGCTCATCGATTAGAACACTCTCTGGAGGTGCAGCTCCCTTTTCTGCAATGTTTTCTTTCCTATGATTTTAAGGTGCTGCCAATTGCGCTTGTCAAACAGGATCCAGCGACGGCTCGCGCTATTGCCGAAGCTTTGAAAAAACTCAGTGCGTGTCGCAGGCTTTGTATCGTTGCCAGCAGCGATTTTTCCCATTATGAAGAGGCGAATGTGGTAACCGAAAAAGATTCTGCCCTGATTGTTCGTATTCTTTCTCTGGATGTCGAAGGTTTTTATAGGGAAATGTATACACGAGGAATCAGTGTTTGTGGTCCTGGGGGTATTGCAGTATTGATGGAATATCACCGAAATATCTCAGGAAGTAAGGGATCTCTTTTGGTGTATACGCACAGTGGTGAGGTAACCGGTGATATGGACCGAGTTGTAGGGTATGCTTCGATAATTTTTCCAAAATTATCCTCCTGAATCTCTTGACAGACCTGCGTAAATCTTTTACAATGACCAATTGTCGGTTTGAAAGCCCAATTGTTTCATGGAAAAGGATGGGTTGTTTATTTTTTCTGCTATTTTTGGTATGAGAATTTGATAGGTATTGATAAGTGTTGCTCCCATTTTTAACTTCCCCTCAAAGGTGGTGTGATGCGTGAGTCTGGGTTATGTGAGAAGGCGAAGTTTTGCTAAGATTCCTCCTTGTGCCGAGATTCCCAACCTCATAGAGATTCAGCGAGATTCTTTCCAGTGGTTTCTCCAGGCAGATGTTGTTCCTCAGGAGCGGAGGCGCCAGGGGTTGCAGGAAGTTTTTCTGGAAGTGTTCCCCATTCAGGATTTTACTGGTAACTTGATTCTGGAGTTTCTGGAATACCGTCTGGAAGAACCGCCTCTGAGCATCAAAGAGGCCAAAGAAAAAGGAAGAACCTACGCTGCTCCGCTGTACGTTCGAGTACGATTGATTGATCGACGAACCAATGAAATTCGAGAGCAGGACGTCTACATGGGTGATATGCCACTTATGACCGATAAGGGTACTTTTGTGGTCAATGGAGCCGAGCGAGTGGTGGTGACACAGCTCGTGCGTTCTCCTGGAGTTTTCTTTTCCAGAGAGGTGACTGCTACTGGAAAAGTGGAATACGGATTTAAAATTATCCCGAATCGAGGGGCTTGGCTCGAGTTCGGTATCGATCCTGGGGATGTGCTTTTTGTGCGGGTGGATAAACGTCGTAAAATTAACGCCTGTACTTTGGTGAGAGCTTTTGGATTTGACAGTAATGAAGATATCCTGTCTCTTTTCGATCGTCATCCCTTAATTCGCAAAACTCTGGAAAAAGACCCTTCCAGCAATGCCAGAGAAGCAGTTACAGAAATGTTTCGGCGCTTGAGACCCAGCGAACCGCCTACTGAGGAGAATACCCGTGATTTTATCCGGTATCTCTTTAGTGATCCTCGACATTACGATCTGGGAGAAGTGGGGCGCTACAAAATCAACAATAAATTAAGATTGGAAGAACGGATTGTGCGCATAGAAGAACCGATGGTGGCTGAAGATCTGGTCATTGACCTTGCGGAACGGAAGGTTTTGCGGGAATTTTCTCCGGAAATGGAAAGCGATTTCTCCCGCTATCAGGTGGTTTTGAAAAGGAATGACCGCCTGAACCGGCAGCTTGCTCAGGAAATTGAATGGCTAAGCCAGGAATATCCCATAGAGTACGTTAAAGTGTTTAACGAAGAAGACTTTGAAGTCAAAGTCTACGTGGAGCGAGAAGATACCTGGGAGGTGCTCTCCGAAAATCTGGAGGGTCGGGTGTTAACCGAGGACGTCAAGGATATCGATACGGGAACAGTGCTTTTAGAAAAAGGAAAAGAGTTGACGCTTGATCTGATCCGAGAACTTCGAGGGCTGGGTATCGAGAAGGTACGGGTTAAAAAGAGTAGAACCCTTGCTCCCGAGGACGTGGTGGGGAGTATCCGGTATCTTTTGAACCTTATTGATGGTATCGGATATGATGATGATATTGACCATCTTGGGAACCGTCGAGCAAGACTTGTAGGGGAACTCTTGCAAAATCAATTTCGCACCGGCCTACTCCGAGTGGAAAAGGTCATAAGAGAAAGAATGACCATCCAGCCTGATACCGAATCTCCCACTCCTCAGAGTTTGATTAACGTTCGTCCAGTGGTAGCGGCTTTGCGGGAGTTCCTGGGGAGTAGTCCTCTATCGCAATTTATGGATCAGATTAATCCTCTTTCTGAAATTACTCACAAACGGCGTCTGAGTGCTCTGGGGCCGGGGGGACTGAGCAGAGAGCGAGCCGGTTTTGAGGTTCGAGATGTTCATTATACCCATTATGGTCGAATGTGCCCCATTGAGACTCCCGAAGGACCCAATATTGGTCTTATTACTTCGATTTGCATTTTTGCCAAAGTAAACGAATATGGGTTTATTGAGACTCCCTATCGCCGGGTCGTAGATGGGAGATTAACCAACGAGATTATATATTTAACTGCTGATGAAGAAGATCGTTATCACATCGCGCCTTCAGACGTGAAGGTTGGCCAGGATGGGGTGCTTGTAGAAGAAACAGTGGTGGTCCGTTTTCGGGGTAAGATCGTGGAGGTTCCAAAAAGTAAAGTCGATTTTATGGATGTTTCTCCTCAGCAGATTATCAGCGTTTCGGCTTCGTTGATTCCCTTTTTGGAACACAACGACGCGAACCGGGCACTCATGGGCACGAACATGCAAAGACAAGCTGTTCCTCTTCTTGCTCCTCATCCCCCTTACATTGGAACTGGAATGGAGTATAAAGTGGCACAGGACTCCGGAGCAACGGTGGTGGCCAGAAGAGCTGGCTGGGTGAGGAAGGCAGATAGTTTACGTATTGAAATCGAAACGGAAGATGGTTTTATCGATGTTTACGAACTGGATAAGTTTCAGCGTTCCAACCAAAGTACCTGCATTAACCATAAGCCGATTGTAAGAAAAGGAGATTTTATTTCCAAGGGGCAGGTCATTGCTGACGGTCCGTGTACTGCGATGGGTGAGGTTTCCTTGGGGAGAAATGTGCTTGTGGCGTTTATGCCCTGGGAAGGAGAGAATTTTGAGGATGCCATCGTCATCAGCGAAAGGTTGGTCAAAGAGGATGTTTTTACTTCTATTCACATTGAAGAGTACGAAATAGAGGCTCGGGAAACCAAGCTGGGTCCTGAAGAAATTACCCGAGATATTCCTAATCTGGGAGAAGACATGTTACGTAACCTGGATGAGAGCGGAATCATCCGGATTGGAGCAGATGTGAAACCGGGTGATATTCTGGTGGGGAAGGTAACCCCCAAAGGAGAGACCGAGTTGACGCCTGAAGAGAAGCTCTTGCGGGCTATTTTTGGCGAGAAAGCTCGGGAAGTCCGAGATACATCGCTCCGGGTACCTCATGGTGAATATGGTAAGGTTATTGACGTGAAAGTGTTTTCCCGGGAAAGCGGCGACGAACTATCTCCTGGGGTCAATAAGCTGGTAAAAGTCTTTGTCGCTCAGAAGCGGAAGATCTCGGTGGGCGATAAGATGGCGGGACGTCACGGAAATAAAGGGGTTATCGCTCGAGTGGTCGCCGAAGAAGACATGCCTTATCTTCCCGATGGTACACCGGTTGACATTGTGCTGAATCCTCTGGGAGTGCCGTCACGTATGAATATCGGTCAAATTTTGGAAACCCATTTGGGATGGATTGCTAATAAAGAAAAGCAATTTGTAGCCAGTCCACCCTTTGATGGCGCGAGGGAAAGGGAAATTCTGGAAGCTATTAACAAAGTGCAGTCGCCTGAAGGCAGGGTGGATTTTGAAGAATTTTTTGACCACCGTGTTTCGAGAGATCTACAGATTGACCATGATGGAAAAACTGTACTCTATGATGGGAGAACCGGTGAACCCCTGGATAACCGGGTTACTGTGGGATATATCTATATGATGAAACTGGCCCACCTGGTAGAAACCAAGATTCATGCTCGTTCCACTGGTCCATACTCGCTTGTAACCCAGCAGCCTCTCGGTGGTAAGGCGCAGTTTGGTGGTCAGCGCTTTGGCGAGATGGAGGTCTGGGCTCTGGAAGGGTATGGTGCAGCATATACTCTGCAGGAAATGCTTACGGTAAAATCGGATGACATCACTGGGAGAGTGAAGGCATACGAAGCCATTGTGAAAGGTAAAAATGTATTTAAGCCTTCTCTGCCTGAGTCTTTTAAAGTACTGGTTAAGGAGTTGCAGAGCTTGTGTTTGAGTGTGAAGGTTTTTGATGCCAAGAAAAAGGAAATTTCCCTGGAGGAAATGGAAAACACTGAAGAAGAGGGAACAAACTTGGGTGTAAATCTCCAGGGACGCGAAAAAAAGTGAGAAAAGGGGGAAGGACCCTTGGTGGATGTGAACGACCTTGGCGCGATTCAAATTGGATTGGCCTCTCCCGAGGAAATCAGAAAGTGGTCTCGGGGTGAAGTCAAAAAGCCGGAGACGATAAATTACCGCACTTTGAAGCCAGAAAAGGACGGTCTCTTTTGCGAGAAGATTTTCGGTCCTACCAAAGATTGGGAATGCTACTGTGGTAAATACAAAAGAGTAAAAGATAAGGGAATGGTCTGCGATCGATGTGGAGTAGAGATCACCAAATCTTCGGTCCGGCGTGAACGTCTGGGGCACATTGAGCTGGCTACTCCGGTTTCCCATATCTGGTATTTTAAGAGTATACCCAGTAAGATGGCCCTTCTTCTGGGGATTATTCCTAAGAATCTGGAAAAGGTACTCTATTTTGCTTCGGGTCGGAAAAGGGAGGATTGTTATAAAGTTATTGACCCTGGTTCTACGGATCTGGGTGCCGGAGCAATCATTCGGGAGACCGAATACAAGATTTACTCGAAATATGATCCAAGTTTTCGGGCTGAACCGGCTCACCACATTGTGGAAGTGCACAGCCTTCCTTTTTCGATTGGTGACCGTCTGACTCTTAAGGATTACACTCGCTATCATTCTAAGTACAAGGATAGTTTCACTGCAGAGCCGGTTGATGAAAACCACTTTGAAGTGGTCGATATAAAGGTTTTCCCCTACCAGCGGGATGAAGAACTGTCGGAATCCGAGGTCAACCAGCTGCGAGAAGTGTTTGGAGGACTTTTTGAGGAGAATGTCCTTTCTGATACGGTGGAAGAACCATGTTATATTGTGGTAAATCCTGGCAAAACTGGCCTTAAGGTTTCCCAAATGATTCTGGAAACCGAAGCTCGTCTTCTTTCTCATTATGATCCTGAGTTCAAAGCTGGAGTCGGTGCTGAAGCGGTACGGGAAATTCTGAAGAACATTGATGTGCACCAGTTGGCTCGAGAACTGCGTAAAGAACTGAAAGAATCTTCTGGAGCCAAGGCCAAAAAGCTTATCAAAAGACTTCAAGTGGTGGAATCCTTCTGCAAGTCTGGAAACCGACCGGAGTGGATGATTCTTGAAGTCATTCCAGTGCTTCCACCGGATCTCCGACCCATGGTCCAGCTTGACGGGGGAAGGTTTGCTGCTTCCGACTTGAATGACCTCTATCGGCGGGTAATTAACCGAAATAACCGTCTGAAGAGACTTCTCCAGCTTGGTGCTCCGGAAATTATCGTGAAAAATGAGAAAAGGATGCTTCAGGAAGCTGTTGATGCCCTTTTTGATAACGGCCGTCGAGGGCGACCGGTGCTCGGTCCTGGCAATCGACCTCTGAAGTCGTTGAGCGACATGCTCCGGGGTAAAAAGGGTCGTTTCCGTCAAAATCTCCTGGGGAAACGGGTTGATTATTCTGGCCGTTCGGTAATTGTTTCTGGACCACGGCTTCGGTTTGATCAGTGCGGGATTCCCAAAAAAATGGCTCTGGAACTGTTTAAACCCTTTGTGATGAAAAAACTGGTGGACAAGGGATTTGCCCATAATATTAAGAGTGCCAAGCGAATGGTAGAGAAGGTCCGCGATGAGGTCTGGGGTATCCTGGAAGAAGTGATTGCCGAACATCCGGTACTGTTGAATCGTGCTCCAACGCTTCACCGCCTGAGTATTCAGGCCTTTCAGCCAGTGCTTGTGGAAGGGAACGCCATTCAGCTCCATCCCCTGGTATGTCCAGCTTTTAATGCTGACTTTGACGGTGATCAGATGGCGGTGCATGTGCCCCTTTCGGCGGAAGCACAGGCCGAGGCACAAATCATCATGCTATCATCGCACAATATTCTATCTCCTGCTCATGGAAAGCCCATCGCGGTTCCCACCCAGGATATGGTTTTAGGCTGTTACTATCTGACGCTTCTTGGTAACAAAGGTGCAAAGAGGAGAATTTTCCGCGATGTTAATGAAGCAATGCTTGCATATTCTTTCCGGAAACTTGACTTGCATGAACCCATTTTTGTTAGGGAAATTACTGAGCGTCATCCCGAAATTCGGGAAACCACGGTGGGAAGAATCATCTTCAACCAGGTTCTTCCTGAGGGGATGCCTTATTATAATGAGTCCATTACCAAAAAGAAACTTTCGGAGATTGTGGATCTCTGTTACCGAAACTTTGGAAACCTGGTCACGGTGCAGTTGCTTGATAGGATTAAGGAATTAGGATTTCATTATGCTACTAAGTCTGGCTCGACCATTGGAGTTCTGGATCTCGAAATTCCGGTTGAAAAAACCGAGATCATCGAAGAAGCGACTCAACGCGTTGAGGAGATTAACGAGCATTATAACGAGGGTCTCATTACCAGTGAGGAACGAGAGCAAAAAGTGATTGATGTCTGGACTGATGCTTCCAACAAGATTGCTGATGCCATATTGAAAAGCCTGAGTGATTTTAACCCGGTGAACATGATGGCCAAATCCGGAGCTCGAGGGAGTATCCGTCAGGTTAGCCAGCTCGCTGGTATGCGCGGGCTTATGGCTGATCCTTCAGGAAGGATCATTGAATATCCCATCCGGGCCAATTTCCGGGAGGGTCTGAGTGTTCTTGAATACTTTATTTCCACTCATGGAGCGAGGAAAGGATTGGCTGATACAGCCCTTCGGACGGCCAAATCCGGGTATCTCACTA
This portion of the Atribacterota bacterium genome encodes:
- the rpoB gene encoding DNA-directed RNA polymerase subunit beta — encoded protein: MSLGYVRRRSFAKIPPCAEIPNLIEIQRDSFQWFLQADVVPQERRRQGLQEVFLEVFPIQDFTGNLILEFLEYRLEEPPLSIKEAKEKGRTYAAPLYVRVRLIDRRTNEIREQDVYMGDMPLMTDKGTFVVNGAERVVVTQLVRSPGVFFSREVTATGKVEYGFKIIPNRGAWLEFGIDPGDVLFVRVDKRRKINACTLVRAFGFDSNEDILSLFDRHPLIRKTLEKDPSSNAREAVTEMFRRLRPSEPPTEENTRDFIRYLFSDPRHYDLGEVGRYKINNKLRLEERIVRIEEPMVAEDLVIDLAERKVLREFSPEMESDFSRYQVVLKRNDRLNRQLAQEIEWLSQEYPIEYVKVFNEEDFEVKVYVEREDTWEVLSENLEGRVLTEDVKDIDTGTVLLEKGKELTLDLIRELRGLGIEKVRVKKSRTLAPEDVVGSIRYLLNLIDGIGYDDDIDHLGNRRARLVGELLQNQFRTGLLRVEKVIRERMTIQPDTESPTPQSLINVRPVVAALREFLGSSPLSQFMDQINPLSEITHKRRLSALGPGGLSRERAGFEVRDVHYTHYGRMCPIETPEGPNIGLITSICIFAKVNEYGFIETPYRRVVDGRLTNEIIYLTADEEDRYHIAPSDVKVGQDGVLVEETVVVRFRGKIVEVPKSKVDFMDVSPQQIISVSASLIPFLEHNDANRALMGTNMQRQAVPLLAPHPPYIGTGMEYKVAQDSGATVVARRAGWVRKADSLRIEIETEDGFIDVYELDKFQRSNQSTCINHKPIVRKGDFISKGQVIADGPCTAMGEVSLGRNVLVAFMPWEGENFEDAIVISERLVKEDVFTSIHIEEYEIEARETKLGPEEITRDIPNLGEDMLRNLDESGIIRIGADVKPGDILVGKVTPKGETELTPEEKLLRAIFGEKAREVRDTSLRVPHGEYGKVIDVKVFSRESGDELSPGVNKLVKVFVAQKRKISVGDKMAGRHGNKGVIARVVAEEDMPYLPDGTPVDIVLNPLGVPSRMNIGQILETHLGWIANKEKQFVASPPFDGAREREILEAINKVQSPEGRVDFEEFFDHRVSRDLQIDHDGKTVLYDGRTGEPLDNRVTVGYIYMMKLAHLVETKIHARSTGPYSLVTQQPLGGKAQFGGQRFGEMEVWALEGYGAAYTLQEMLTVKSDDITGRVKAYEAIVKGKNVFKPSLPESFKVLVKELQSLCLSVKVFDAKKKEISLEEMENTEEEGTNLGVNLQGREKK
- the rpoC gene encoding DNA-directed RNA polymerase subunit beta'; its protein translation is MDVNDLGAIQIGLASPEEIRKWSRGEVKKPETINYRTLKPEKDGLFCEKIFGPTKDWECYCGKYKRVKDKGMVCDRCGVEITKSSVRRERLGHIELATPVSHIWYFKSIPSKMALLLGIIPKNLEKVLYFASGRKREDCYKVIDPGSTDLGAGAIIRETEYKIYSKYDPSFRAEPAHHIVEVHSLPFSIGDRLTLKDYTRYHSKYKDSFTAEPVDENHFEVVDIKVFPYQRDEELSESEVNQLREVFGGLFEENVLSDTVEEPCYIVVNPGKTGLKVSQMILETEARLLSHYDPEFKAGVGAEAVREILKNIDVHQLARELRKELKESSGAKAKKLIKRLQVVESFCKSGNRPEWMILEVIPVLPPDLRPMVQLDGGRFAASDLNDLYRRVINRNNRLKRLLQLGAPEIIVKNEKRMLQEAVDALFDNGRRGRPVLGPGNRPLKSLSDMLRGKKGRFRQNLLGKRVDYSGRSVIVSGPRLRFDQCGIPKKMALELFKPFVMKKLVDKGFAHNIKSAKRMVEKVRDEVWGILEEVIAEHPVLLNRAPTLHRLSIQAFQPVLVEGNAIQLHPLVCPAFNADFDGDQMAVHVPLSAEAQAEAQIIMLSSHNILSPAHGKPIAVPTQDMVLGCYYLTLLGNKGAKRRIFRDVNEAMLAYSFRKLDLHEPIFVREITERHPEIRETTVGRIIFNQVLPEGMPYYNESITKKKLSEIVDLCYRNFGNLVTVQLLDRIKELGFHYATKSGSTIGVLDLEIPVEKTEIIEEATQRVEEINEHYNEGLITSEEREQKVIDVWTDASNKIADAILKSLSDFNPVNMMAKSGARGSIRQVSQLAGMRGLMADPSGRIIEYPIRANFREGLSVLEYFISTHGARKGLADTALRTAKSGYLTRRLVDVAQDVIVREEDCGTDDGVLLEDLRDESDNVVEAFEDRILGRIALRDVIDERTGEVLVRANEEIDEKVVERFKEGGIKKAWVRSVLTCKTRYGVCVKCYGRNLATGRLVDIGEAVGIVAAQSIGEPGTQLTMRTFHTGGIRIAGEDITQGLPRVEQLFEVRKPKKAAVLSEVDGVVEKIETVGNRRKIYVRPGEDEEDQTIRTYFVPHDVRICVVEGDTVRAGERLTLGPINPRDILKIKGIRAVQKYLLEEIQSVYVSQGVNINDKHIEVIIRQIARLNKIMVENAGNTGLLSGEMVFLEDFEKENARILSENQALLENARVLLEGRRLGEDVLDISGETILRKGETLQESAIQQILSMECKPFLIEKEGNMVRVIRGYRNLEHELLDRVCVEEMKDKEGKTLIKAGETLRLTLLDSIAEIGPVSLRIREKTTWEKLKGLILAEDVVSRKTKEVLIPAHTRLENEQVEVLQKHDVEQVVVWKNIKSFPIKENLVKVLRDEILGKEVAKDIVSPQTGEVIVPSGQTISRGSARRLVSEGIREIPLRDGRFFSIEGRLIEMLEQEIVGKVAAQDVILGNSGIVLVKAGEVIDREDVARIAEDNISILFLRDLESEKEVKTLVEEVIYLPGLKNVATGRPIVLGITKASLAVESFLSAASFQQTTHVLADSAIKGKVDELIGLKENVIIGKVIPSGTGCSRYRKIRLSTEGEVMVQEHPEIQEDLIRDLMGAKGIASLLEEEFGEGFVTSGEDGEEEEDFVTYEEDYEDNLDEDEEEE